The sequence TCTTCTAAGGTGAGAGAACCTGAAGTTCCTGTTGTGCCTTTCTTAACGCTTAACGCCTGACCGATAAGTGTATCTTCTTTTCGAAGGGAAAGAATATCAGTATCATAAACAATCATGACAAAGATACCGAGAATAGCGACGATAATAACAAGAGTCATGAAAAATTTGTCTGGAGAGACTGAAGAAACCTGTTTCTTTGCCATCTTTTACTTTCTGAAGAGATTATTATTTAATCTTTTCTATTTTTTACAGCAAAATTTATATATTTAACAGTATTTAATAACGTTAAATGAAGAAACTCCTGATTGATTCATGTAGTATTATCTTACTCGCAAAGGCGTCCGTACTTGAAAAATTGGCAGAAGTACATGAAGCAACTATCACTTCCGCTGTGGCAGAAGAAGTGTTAGCGGGAAAAAAAAAGCTTTTTGCGGACGCTCTTTTGTTAGATCGCTTGTTGAATGAGAAGAAAATAAGAAATGTATTTCATCCAAAAGAGATAACAGAAAAGATAATGAATGATTATAACATGGGAAAAGGAGAAGCGTCAATAATTGCGGTTGGGTTAAAGGAAAAAGAAATTATTATTGTCACAGACAACCTTCAAGGAAGAAAAGTTGCAAAAGTGTTTGAGTTGCCATTAGTAGGAAGCATAGAATGCATTGTAAGTTTATATAAGAATAAGAAGATTACAAAAGAAAAAGCAAAAGAGAGCTTAGAAATCCTCAAGAAAGAAGGGTGGTTTCAAAGCTATCTTATTGAAGACGCGGAGGAGGATCTCAAATGAGTGAAGTTGAATTTTTAGGAGCACGACTTGAAAAAGAAATAATCAAAATGGTAGAGAAAACTGCAGAAGAAGAACGTGTAGACAAAACAAAAGCATTGAAAGAATTAATTCTCCTTGGAAGAAAACAATTATTATTAAACAAATACATGGAGTATTATAGAAAAGGTCTTTGTTCATTAGACAAGGCTGCGCAGGAAGTGGGAATAACTGTAGCGGAAATGATGCATGAAGCGGTAAAAGCAGGAATACAGTCAACGCAAACAAGAGAAGAGTATAGAAAAGGCATAAAACTCCTTTCATAAGCCTACCCATTTCTAGGTTGCGTAACATTTATAAGTAGTCAGAAGATCCAAAGAAGAATGAAAGACCTCCCTATCCTCCTCTACATCGCAAACAAAGCAGGACTGCATGGAACCTTGACATCATCAACAGTGCTACTTGCGGCAGAGCTTGATATTTCGCAACAAACAGTCTCAAGAAAATTGCAAGAGCTCGATGAAGAAGGAAGCATCAAGAAACAAACAACACCCATTGGAGTAACATTAAGCCTCACAGAAAAAGGAAAAGGAAAATTACGAACATTGCATGGCGAGCTCCAACAAATTCTGAGTCAGCAAACAAATTTGACAGGAATAGTCAAAGACGGATTAGGAGAAGGAAAATTCTATATGAGTCAGGAGCAGTACAAGCAGCAGTTTCAAAGCTTATTAAATTTCACGCCATATCCAGGAACATTAAATCTTGCAGTGGACAAAAATACAGCAGCAGTATTTCTTGCGGCAAAGAAACAGCTCTACATCAGTGGTTTCCAAACAAAAGAACGAACGTTTGGTGGTCTCAAATGTTATCCTATCCTTATCGCGAAAAAAGTTGCGGGCGCGGTGATTGTTCCTGACAGAACAACGCACACGCTCGAAACAGTAGAAATTATCGCGGCAGCAAATTTACGATCAATATTGAAATTGGAGAATGGGAAGGAGATTAATGTAAGTTAAAGAGAAAATAACAACAATAGGTGAAATAAATGAATATAATCTGGAGAATCGGAGTCGCGGACACTACCTTTGCGCAAATGGATATGTACAAGGCAGTCGAGCAAGCATTCAACGATGCGCAGAAAGAAGACAAAGAATTGAAAATAGAAATTATCCGCTACACAGTCCCTGGAATCAAAGATCTTCCTGTCGCGTGCAAATCTTTGCTCACCAACAATAAGTGCGATATCGCAATCGCTCTCGGTATGCCTGGACCAATGCCTATTGACAAACAATGCGCACATGAAGCATCCATTGGCATCCAACACGCAATGCTCATGACCAATAAACATATTCTTGAAGTATTCGCGCACGCGGATGAAGAAGCAGATCCAAAAAAGCTTGTTGCGCTTGCGCATGACCGCGCGTACAAGCACGCAAAGAACGCAATCGCATTACTGAAAGGAAGAACCACATTAACACCATTCGCGGGAAAAGGATTACGGCAAGGAAAATCGCATGTCGGAAGTTTGGAGTGAGTACGATGACCACAAACAAAAACACAATAATTCCAAATACAGAAGACAAGACGCGCATTTCAATCGCAATTGTCGTCGCGGATTTTAATGAAGAGATAACACGTGAGATGGTCAAAGTCGCGGAAAAACGCGCGAAAGAAAAAAACATCCACATTGCGCAAATCATCCATGTTCCAGGTGTGTTTGATATGCCGCTTGCGGTAAAGAAATTACTGCAGAAAGAAAACATCCAAGGAATTGTGACGCTTGGTGTAGTGATCAGTGGAGGAACAAGCCATGACGCGCATGTCGCTGATAATGCGGCGCGGCAGATTAGCAATCTCACACTTGAATATGAAAAACCTGTTGCGTTGAGTATCATTGGACACAACGTCTCAAAGCAGCAAGCAATGGAACGCTATGAAAGTTACGCGAAGCATGGCGTTGACGCGGTTGTTGAGTTAATTCAAATGTTGAATAAAATATGATCGCTGTTTCATTTGCTCTGTAATCGCTCAACAACAAAAACACGCGCCAGTAAAGTCCTACTGCACAATTCATCCTTTATGGAAGTATTAAAAAAAGAGATGAATAATGATCAAGCAGTGAAGCGATTCAAAAGCAATAGAAAGAATGTGAAAATATGAATCAAACTGAAACAAAAAGAATACAAACAGCAATCACTTCCTTCCAATCAGGGAAACCTATAATCGTCACCGATGCAAACGATCGCGAGAACGAAGCAGATGTGATCTACCCTGCAGAAACAATCAAAGAGCAAGACATCGCGTTTATGCTCCAACACACATCTGGAATCATTTGCGTCCCCTGCGAAAAAAACATCCTAAAAAAACTCAAGATCCCATTAATGGTAGAAAACAACACTGCACGCCATGGATGCGCGTTCACTGTCTCCATCGACGCAAAAGAAACAAAGACAGGAGTCAGCGCGGCAGAACGAGCGCAAACAATTCAAGCGCTTTGTGATCCAAAAACAAAGCCAGAAGATTTCACGCGACCAGGACACATCTTTCCACTCCAAGCAAAAGAAAGTATTCTTGAAAGACAAGGACATACAGAAGCGGCAGTAGAGCTCTGCAAGCTCGCAAAAAGAAAACCAATCGCAGTGCTCGCAGAATTGATGAATCCTGATGGAAGCATGATGCGGGAAGAACAACTCCAAACATTCGCGAGAAAATATAATTTTCCAATCATTTCAATAGAAGAACTTGTTGCGTATATACAAGAAAACCAAGGAACACAAAAAAGAGAAGAAAATAAAAGTGACATAAACCAAGAAGAAAAAGAAGAGGAAAACAAAGAAAAAAGAGCAACACACTCGCTCATTCGCCATAACGCAATCCACCTTCCAAGCGAGTATGGAGATTTCACGGCAATTCCATTTGAAGAAGAAAAAACAGGAATCACGCATCTTGCTATTCTCAAAGGAGATCCAACAAACAAACAAAATATTCTCACCAGAATTCATTCAGAATGTCTCACAGGAGACATTCTTGGATCACAGCGTTGTGATTGTGGTGACCAACTCAAAGCGGCAATGCTAAGAATAGAGAAAGAAGGGCTTGGAATTATTCTGTACATGCGTCAGGAAGGAAGAGGAATTGGCTTGCTTCCAAAACTACAAGCATATCATCTGCAGGAAAAAGGATTTGATACTATTGAAGCGAATGAATTGCTTGGATTTAAACCAGACGAACGAGAGTACACAAGTGCAGTGGAAATTCTGAAAAATCTCAATATCACAACAATAAAACTGTTGACCAATAATCCTGAAAAAATACAAGCGTTAAACAAAAGTGGAATTCATGTGGTGGACAGAATCTCTTTAGAAATTGAACCAACAATGCACAACAAAGAATATCTCACGACAAAGAAAGAAAAGATGGGACATTTATTAAATAATGTATGAGCAAAGAATTTGAAACATACAAAAGAGAAGAAGAAAATGAAGAAGCAAGAAAAACAACTACCACAAAGCAAAAGCAAATTTCACGATGAGCATGAAGCTGATCTTTTCTACATGCAGCATGCACTCCTGATCGCGCAAAAAGCGTATCCTGCGCCAAATCCGCAGGTGGGAGCCGTTATTGTCAAAAACAATATGATTATTGGCGAAGGCTTTCACGAAAAAGCTGGAGCAGCCCACGCGGAAATTCAGGCGCTCAAAAGCGCGGAACAAAAAAGAATTCTTCCCGACGGCGCAACAATGTATGTCACCTTAGAACCCTGCTGTCATTTTGGAAAAACACCTCCTTGTGTTGACGCGATAGTTGTCGCGGGAATCAAGCGAATCGTCATTGGCTGCAGAGACGAGAATGAACTGGTCAATGGAAACGGAATAACTGCGTTAATCCAAGCGGGAATAACAGTAAATGTAGGAATTTTAGGAAAAGAATGCGCGGCGTTATACAAAAAATTTTTTCACACACAAAAGAAGAAAAGACCATACGCAACACTCAAGACCGCGATGACCTTAGACGGAAAAATTGCGCCCGCGCCTGCGACAAGAGCAACAATCTCATCACCTGAATCACACTACAAAGCGCATGAGTTGCGAAGAGATCATGACGCTATATTGACAGGAATTGGAACAATTCTCAGTGATGACCCTCTGCTCAACTGCAGAATTCCCT is a genomic window of Candidatus Woesearchaeota archaeon containing:
- the ribA gene encoding GTP cyclohydrolase II produces the protein MNQTETKRIQTAITSFQSGKPIIVTDANDRENEADVIYPAETIKEQDIAFMLQHTSGIICVPCEKNILKKLKIPLMVENNTARHGCAFTVSIDAKETKTGVSAAERAQTIQALCDPKTKPEDFTRPGHIFPLQAKESILERQGHTEAAVELCKLAKRKPIAVLAELMNPDGSMMREEQLQTFARKYNFPIISIEELVAYIQENQGTQKREENKSDINQEEKEEENKEKRATHSLIRHNAIHLPSEYGDFTAIPFEEEKTGITHLAILKGDPTNKQNILTRIHSECLTGDILGSQRCDCGDQLKAAMLRIEKEGLGIILYMRQEGRGIGLLPKLQAYHLQEKGFDTIEANELLGFKPDEREYTSAVEILKNLNITTIKLLTNNPEKIQALNKSGIHVVDRISLEIEPTMHNKEYLTTKKEKMGHLLNNV
- the ribD gene encoding bifunctional diaminohydroxyphosphoribosylaminopyrimidine deaminase/5-amino-6-(5-phosphoribosylamino)uracil reductase RibD, with amino-acid sequence MKKQEKQLPQSKSKFHDEHEADLFYMQHALLIAQKAYPAPNPQVGAVIVKNNMIIGEGFHEKAGAAHAEIQALKSAEQKRILPDGATMYVTLEPCCHFGKTPPCVDAIVVAGIKRIVIGCRDENELVNGNGITALIQAGITVNVGILGKECAALYKKFFHTQKKKRPYATLKTAMTLDGKIAPAPATRATISSPESHYKAHELRRDHDAILTGIGTILSDDPLLNCRIPCKKQPIPVILDSKLKIHLTAKVLQNKSVIIATTKARDKKKQEALEKKGVRFIVTEGVHVALKEVFKKLPELGILSVLIEGGAEVNAACLEQKFIDRICFFIAPKIYGTGVPVFETTKKLMEKEIRLTNVYYTQVGKDICVEADIE
- a CDS encoding riboflavin synthase, which codes for MNIIWRIGVADTTFAQMDMYKAVEQAFNDAQKEDKELKIEIIRYTVPGIKDLPVACKSLLTNNKCDIAIALGMPGPMPIDKQCAHEASIGIQHAMLMTNKHILEVFAHADEEADPKKLVALAHDRAYKHAKNAIALLKGRTTLTPFAGKGLRQGKSHVGSLE
- a CDS encoding DUF120 domain-containing protein, whose product is MKDLPILLYIANKAGLHGTLTSSTVLLAAELDISQQTVSRKLQELDEEGSIKKQTTPIGVTLSLTEKGKGKLRTLHGELQQILSQQTNLTGIVKDGLGEGKFYMSQEQYKQQFQSLLNFTPYPGTLNLAVDKNTAAVFLAAKKQLYISGFQTKERTFGGLKCYPILIAKKVAGAVIVPDRTTHTLETVEIIAAANLRSILKLENGKEINVS
- the ribH gene encoding 6,7-dimethyl-8-ribityllumazine synthase, translating into MTTNKNTIIPNTEDKTRISIAIVVADFNEEITREMVKVAEKRAKEKNIHIAQIIHVPGVFDMPLAVKKLLQKENIQGIVTLGVVISGGTSHDAHVADNAARQISNLTLEYEKPVALSIIGHNVSKQQAMERYESYAKHGVDAVVELIQMLNKI